One window from the genome of Desulfovibrio psychrotolerans encodes:
- the larB gene encoding nickel pincer cofactor biosynthesis protein LarB, with protein sequence MLHKDLTDLLRLVAAGDLSPEQATMRLKTAPSEAVLNGVHVDHHRALRTGLGEAVLATGKSDERLLAAVRCLHSGSTDKNHAPAPVLVTRVSETQGELLLRQVPHGHYHKEARLFSVGRELRLTPPYKAQGDVLVVTGGAADMPVALEALGTAQFYGLDAGLIPDVGVAGLHRLAPHLEALHTARLHIVVAGMEGALPSVVAGLCGSPVVGVPTSVGYGAGAGGIAPLLAMLNSCAAGLCVVNIDNGYGAAVFAAKLLNTLGQE encoded by the coding sequence ATGCTCCACAAAGACCTTACAGACCTCCTCCGGCTGGTTGCCGCAGGCGATCTTTCGCCGGAACAGGCAACCATGCGGCTGAAAACCGCCCCCAGCGAAGCGGTGCTGAACGGCGTGCACGTAGACCACCACCGCGCCCTGCGCACCGGGCTGGGAGAGGCGGTGCTGGCAACAGGCAAGAGCGATGAGCGCCTGCTCGCCGCCGTGCGCTGCCTGCATTCCGGCAGCACGGACAAGAACCACGCTCCCGCGCCCGTTCTGGTCACACGCGTGTCCGAAACGCAGGGCGAACTGCTTTTGCGGCAAGTTCCCCACGGGCACTACCACAAGGAAGCCCGCCTTTTCTCCGTGGGCAGGGAACTGCGCCTTACCCCGCCCTACAAGGCGCAGGGCGATGTTCTGGTGGTCACCGGCGGCGCGGCAGACATGCCCGTGGCGCTGGAAGCACTGGGCACCGCGCAATTCTACGGGCTTGACGCGGGCCTTATCCCTGACGTAGGCGTGGCGGGTCTTCACCGTCTGGCCCCCCATCTGGAAGCCCTGCACACAGCGCGGCTGCACATCGTGGTGGCAGGTATGGAAGGTGCGCTGCCCAGCGTGGTGGCGGGCCTGTGCGGAAGCCCCGTGGTGGGCGTTCCCACCTCCGTGGGCTACGGCGCAGGCGCGGGCGGCATCGCCCCCCTGCTGGCCATGCTCAATTCCTGCGCGGCGGGCCTGTGTGTGGTGAACATAGACAACGGCTACGGAGCGGCAGTGTTCGCCGCCAAACTCCTGAACACCCTAGGCCAAGAGTAG
- a CDS encoding sigma-54-dependent transcriptional regulator, with the protein MSLRRILFLAPAASVTHIFPRLKEAGYEVGLAENLKGASAFIRKSGPGVIFSRPQLPGYKVEDLLAVSQDDPAFPPVIVFSDKGSVDEAERFLGLGAHDYWLEPLLYEKVVAAVPSARKAAPVPQATTLGGRRPLPAEQGGGGLNIIGSNPVMRRVLALARQVAPSRATVLISGESGTGKEMFSRYLHACSDRAQGPFVAVNCAALPEHLLESELFGHEKGAFTGAIARKLGKFELASGGTLLLDEISEMDLGLQAKLLRVLQEGEVDRVGGTETVKVDVRVLATTNRNLEDWVREGKFRQDLFFRLNVIPLRLPALRERGEDAIELARFFVDMYVREYGLGRLEFSQEALDWLTEYDWPGNVRELQNLMERASLLAGRGPVRKEHFLLDPDSWPLFAEDDGAGESADGAEGGYASAAASGAAGGMPGVSGVSGGLGSDAAAGAGDAVFGQAVIPLHEMERIMILKGLELTSGNRTQAAEILGISVRTLRNKLNEYRGAGLDIP; encoded by the coding sequence ATGTCACTGAGACGTATACTTTTTCTCGCCCCGGCGGCTTCCGTGACGCACATCTTTCCCCGGCTCAAGGAGGCGGGGTACGAGGTGGGGCTGGCGGAAAACCTTAAGGGCGCTTCCGCCTTCATCCGCAAGTCCGGGCCGGGGGTTATCTTCTCCCGTCCGCAGCTTCCCGGATACAAGGTGGAGGATCTGCTGGCCGTAAGCCAGGATGATCCGGCGTTTCCGCCCGTCATCGTATTCAGTGACAAAGGGTCTGTGGATGAGGCGGAGCGGTTTCTCGGCCTTGGCGCACATGACTACTGGCTGGAACCGCTGCTCTACGAGAAGGTTGTTGCCGCTGTGCCTTCCGCGCGCAAGGCCGCACCGGTGCCGCAGGCAACCACCCTTGGCGGGCGCAGGCCGCTGCCTGCCGAGCAGGGTGGCGGCGGGCTGAATATTATCGGCAGCAATCCTGTTATGCGCCGGGTGCTGGCCCTTGCGAGGCAGGTGGCACCTTCTCGCGCAACGGTGCTCATTTCCGGCGAATCGGGCACCGGCAAGGAAATGTTCTCCCGCTATCTGCACGCCTGCAGCGACAGGGCGCAAGGCCCGTTTGTGGCGGTGAACTGCGCCGCGCTGCCTGAGCATCTGCTGGAAAGCGAACTTTTTGGCCATGAGAAGGGCGCGTTTACGGGGGCCATAGCCCGCAAGCTGGGCAAGTTTGAGCTTGCCAGCGGCGGCACGTTGCTGCTGGACGAAATTTCCGAGATGGATTTAGGGTTGCAGGCCAAACTGCTGCGCGTGCTGCAGGAGGGCGAGGTGGACCGGGTGGGCGGCACGGAGACCGTGAAGGTGGACGTGCGCGTGCTGGCTACCACCAACAGGAATTTGGAGGACTGGGTCCGCGAGGGCAAGTTCCGGCAGGACCTGTTCTTCCGGCTGAACGTTATTCCCCTGCGCCTGCCCGCCCTGCGGGAGCGGGGGGAGGATGCGATAGAACTGGCCCGGTTCTTTGTGGATATGTATGTGCGGGAGTACGGGCTGGGCAGGTTGGAATTTTCGCAGGAAGCACTGGACTGGCTGACGGAATATGACTGGCCGGGCAACGTGCGTGAATTGCAGAACCTGATGGAGCGCGCCTCGCTGCTGGCCGGTCGCGGGCCTGTCCGCAAGGAGCATTTTCTGCTCGACCCTGACAGCTGGCCCCTGTTTGCAGAGGACGACGGCGCGGGTGAGAGCGCAGACGGGGCAGAGGGCGGATATGCCTCTGCTGCGGCTTCGGGTGCTGCTGGCGGTATGCCGGGAGTGTCGGGTGTGTCGGGGGGGCTTGGGTCAGATGCTGCCGCAGGCGCGGGAGATGCCGTGTTCGGGCAGGCTGTAATTCCCCTGCACGAGATGGAGCGCATTATGATCCTGAAGGGGTTGGAGCTTACCTCCGGCAACAGGACGCAGGCTGCTGAAATTTTGGGTATTTCCGTACGTACGTTGCGGAACAAGCTGAATGAGTACAGGGGCGCGGGGCTGGATATCCCGTAG
- a CDS encoding aconitate hydratase, whose protein sequence is MTMNVTQKIIAAHLVSGEMVPGGEIGLRIDQTLTQDATGTMAYLQFEAIGVDRVRTDLSVSYVDHNTLQMGFRNPDDHRFLRTVARKYGVVFSPPGTGICHQLHLENFAKPGATLVGSDSHTPTAGGIGSLAMGAGGLSVALAMAGEPYFIAMPKVVRVRLEGALTGWASAKDVILHLLGLLSVKGGVGRVFEYAGPGVATLSVPERAVITNMGAELGATTSVFPSDGQTRQFLAAMGREGDWKELVADADATYDEEVVIDLSALEPLAAQPHMPDRVMPVRELAGLAVQQVAIGSCTNSSYADMKSVAQLFAAAKVSPETDTLISPGSKQVLKMLAREGLVEPLLDAGARLLECSCGPCIGMGGSPVSGGVSVRTFNRNFEGRSGTKDAKVYLVSPLTAAMVAIRGAFTDPATWGTAPAVPDLPADVPSIRDMFLYPPADGDGVEVQRGPNIVALEKFEGFGDVLEADVLLKAGDDITTDHIMPAGAEITALRSNVPAISAYVFNRVDEEFVARAKACDNGVIVAGENYGQGSSREHAALAPRHLGVRAVIAKSLARIHRANLVNFGILPLMLEDKADYDVLALGQRLTVPVAGITAGGIVRVAVAGGGSVAVRNDLTQKELDIIRAGGLLNYVRLSKTGVA, encoded by the coding sequence ATGACCATGAACGTTACGCAGAAGATAATCGCAGCGCATCTCGTTTCCGGGGAGATGGTTCCCGGCGGGGAAATAGGCCTGCGTATAGACCAGACCCTGACGCAGGACGCCACGGGAACCATGGCCTATCTCCAGTTTGAGGCCATAGGCGTGGACCGCGTGCGTACTGATCTTTCCGTGAGCTATGTGGACCACAACACCTTGCAGATGGGCTTCCGCAACCCGGACGACCACCGTTTTCTGCGTACCGTGGCCAGGAAATACGGGGTGGTGTTTTCGCCTCCCGGCACGGGCATCTGTCATCAGCTTCACCTTGAAAATTTTGCCAAGCCGGGGGCGACCCTTGTGGGTTCGGACAGCCATACCCCCACGGCGGGCGGCATAGGTTCGCTTGCCATGGGCGCGGGCGGGCTTTCCGTGGCGCTTGCCATGGCGGGCGAGCCGTATTTCATCGCCATGCCCAAGGTGGTGCGGGTGAGGCTGGAAGGCGCGCTGACCGGGTGGGCTTCTGCCAAGGATGTTATCCTGCATCTGCTGGGTCTGCTTTCTGTGAAGGGCGGCGTGGGCAGGGTGTTTGAGTACGCCGGTCCCGGCGTTGCCACGCTCTCTGTGCCTGAGCGCGCCGTGATTACCAACATGGGGGCGGAGCTTGGCGCCACCACATCGGTTTTTCCCAGTGACGGGCAGACCCGCCAGTTCCTTGCCGCCATGGGCCGCGAGGGAGACTGGAAGGAGCTTGTTGCCGATGCGGACGCCACCTATGACGAAGAAGTGGTCATTGACCTTTCCGCACTGGAACCCCTTGCGGCGCAGCCGCACATGCCGGACCGCGTGATGCCCGTGCGGGAGCTTGCAGGGCTTGCCGTGCAGCAGGTGGCCATAGGTTCGTGCACCAACTCTTCCTATGCGGACATGAAGTCTGTGGCGCAACTTTTTGCCGCCGCCAAGGTCAGCCCGGAAACGGACACCCTTATCAGCCCTGGTTCCAAGCAGGTGCTCAAGATGCTGGCACGCGAAGGGCTGGTTGAGCCGCTGCTGGACGCGGGTGCGCGTTTGCTGGAATGTTCGTGCGGTCCGTGCATAGGCATGGGGGGATCTCCCGTTTCCGGCGGCGTTTCCGTGCGCACCTTTAACAGGAATTTTGAGGGCCGTTCCGGTACCAAGGATGCCAAGGTGTATCTGGTAAGCCCCCTGACCGCCGCCATGGTGGCTATCCGCGGTGCGTTTACCGACCCTGCCACGTGGGGAACCGCTCCCGCCGTGCCCGATCTGCCCGCCGATGTGCCCAGCATACGGGACATGTTCCTGTATCCGCCGGCGGACGGCGACGGCGTGGAGGTGCAGCGCGGACCGAATATCGTGGCGCTGGAGAAGTTTGAAGGGTTTGGCGATGTGCTGGAAGCGGACGTGCTGCTCAAGGCGGGCGACGATATCACCACCGACCACATTATGCCCGCAGGGGCGGAGATTACCGCGCTGCGGTCCAACGTGCCCGCCATAAGCGCCTACGTGTTCAACCGGGTGGATGAAGAGTTTGTGGCCCGGGCCAAAGCCTGTGACAACGGCGTTATCGTGGCGGGCGAGAATTACGGTCAGGGCTCTTCACGCGAGCACGCGGCCCTTGCACCGAGGCATCTGGGAGTTCGCGCCGTCATTGCCAAGTCGCTTGCGCGCATTCACCGCGCCAATCTGGTGAACTTCGGCATTTTGCCGCTTATGCTGGAAGACAAGGCGGACTATGATGTGCTTGCCCTCGGGCAGCGGCTGACCGTGCCTGTGGCCGGGATTACGGCAGGCGGCATAGTGCGGGTTGCCGTTGCGGGCGGCGGCAGCGTGGCCGTGAGGAATGATTTGACGCAGAAGGAATTGGACATTATTCGGGCAGGCGGACTGCTTAATTATGTCCGTCTGTCAAAAACCGGCGTTGCGTAG
- a CDS encoding peptidylprolyl isomerase, with the protein MLDSIRQNAQSWGVKIAFALIIIVFVFWGVGSMSPSKNASVLATVNEKPILVPEFKQAYEQQFAMMKQQIPGLKAEDLRQIGFGQQVLQQLVTKKLILQEAERMGVTVTPHELKKTIASIAVFRNEQEVFDGDVYKKVLAAQGMTPGQFEESYRQDLLLEKMQDYVTLPAAVTAEEARAAFAFAGERRSIEYAVLAAASFVEKATVDPESVQQFYENNKQQFSQPARVSLDYILITPRSLARPDEVSDADVAAYYEANSESAFVQEESMQARHILVLADENAPEEKVAEAKAKIEAVKARIAKGEDFGAVAKAVSECPSAPQGGDLGTFGRGAMVKPFEDAAFALKAGQVSDVVRTQFGFHIIKAEAVTPRKVKTLDEVGDDIRRRIAEDRAADKVADTMDTVFEELLAGKALAAAADEHKLELRSTPEFPRSRAQDVAGLKEESAAIVFSTPADSLVESPLEVEGGYILARVNTSKPESFVHFEQVKPAIEGRLLQEAATRMAGEEARAIANDVKAGNLPKALADTVQTSPLINRNGVVPGLGQAPELMEAVFSGTADTWSGPFMSTAGAVFFRVKDVAAPTEEEWKSAEERVIASMLNARKQELFRAFVNELVKKGKVEIHNQDFVANL; encoded by the coding sequence ATGTTGGACTCTATTCGGCAGAATGCCCAGTCGTGGGGCGTAAAGATTGCCTTTGCCCTTATTATTATAGTGTTCGTATTCTGGGGCGTGGGGTCCATGAGCCCCTCAAAGAACGCGAGCGTGCTCGCCACCGTGAACGAGAAGCCCATTCTGGTGCCTGAATTCAAGCAGGCATACGAGCAGCAGTTCGCCATGATGAAGCAGCAGATTCCCGGCCTGAAGGCCGAAGATCTGCGGCAGATCGGGTTCGGGCAGCAGGTGCTGCAGCAGCTTGTGACCAAGAAGCTGATTCTTCAGGAAGCCGAGCGCATGGGCGTGACGGTGACCCCCCACGAACTGAAGAAGACCATTGCTTCCATTGCCGTGTTCCGCAATGAGCAGGAAGTGTTTGACGGCGATGTGTACAAAAAGGTGCTGGCTGCGCAGGGTATGACCCCCGGGCAGTTTGAGGAAAGCTACCGTCAGGACCTGCTGCTGGAAAAGATGCAGGACTATGTGACCCTGCCCGCAGCCGTGACTGCCGAAGAAGCGCGCGCCGCCTTTGCCTTTGCGGGTGAGCGCCGGTCTATAGAGTACGCTGTGCTTGCAGCCGCCTCTTTTGTGGAAAAGGCCACCGTTGACCCGGAAAGCGTGCAGCAGTTTTATGAGAACAACAAACAGCAGTTCAGCCAGCCCGCGCGCGTGAGCCTTGACTATATTCTCATTACCCCGCGCAGTCTTGCGCGCCCCGACGAGGTGTCTGACGCAGACGTGGCTGCCTATTACGAAGCCAACAGCGAAAGCGCTTTTGTGCAGGAAGAATCCATGCAGGCACGGCACATTCTGGTGCTTGCCGATGAAAACGCTCCCGAAGAGAAGGTTGCCGAAGCCAAGGCAAAGATTGAGGCCGTGAAAGCCCGTATTGCCAAGGGTGAGGACTTCGGGGCAGTGGCCAAGGCTGTTTCCGAGTGTCCTTCCGCTCCGCAGGGTGGCGATCTGGGCACCTTTGGCCGGGGAGCCATGGTCAAGCCGTTTGAAGACGCCGCCTTTGCCCTGAAGGCCGGGCAGGTTTCCGATGTGGTGCGCACGCAGTTCGGCTTCCATATCATAAAGGCTGAAGCCGTGACGCCCCGCAAGGTGAAGACCCTTGATGAAGTGGGCGATGATATCCGCAGGCGCATAGCCGAAGACAGAGCGGCAGACAAGGTTGCGGACACCATGGATACCGTGTTCGAAGAACTGCTTGCAGGCAAGGCGCTTGCCGCAGCGGCTGACGAGCACAAGCTGGAACTGCGTTCCACGCCGGAATTCCCCCGGTCCCGCGCGCAGGACGTGGCCGGACTGAAGGAAGAGTCCGCTGCGATCGTTTTCAGCACTCCGGCTGACAGCCTTGTGGAATCGCCCCTTGAAGTGGAAGGCGGGTATATTCTTGCCCGTGTGAACACCAGCAAGCCTGAGAGTTTTGTGCACTTTGAGCAGGTGAAGCCCGCCATTGAAGGACGCCTGCTGCAGGAAGCCGCCACCCGCATGGCGGGAGAGGAAGCCAGAGCCATTGCCAACGATGTGAAGGCGGGCAATCTTCCCAAGGCACTGGCGGATACCGTGCAGACCTCGCCGTTGATTAACCGCAACGGGGTGGTGCCCGGTCTGGGACAGGCTCCCGAGCTTATGGAGGCCGTGTTCTCCGGTACCGCAGACACGTGGTCCGGCCCCTTCATGAGCACCGCAGGTGCCGTGTTCTTCCGCGTGAAGGACGTGGCGGCACCCACTGAAGAAGAATGGAAGAGCGCGGAAGAACGCGTGATTGCCTCCATGCTGAACGCCAGAAAGCAGGAACTGTTCCGCGCTTTTGTCAACGAACTGGTGAAGAAGGGCAAGGTGGAAATCCATAATCAGGATTTCGTGGCCAATCTTTAG
- a CDS encoding DJ-1/PfpI family protein, protein MAKKLLLICGDFVEDYEIMVPFQALQAMGYAVDAVCPGKKAGESVATAIHDFEGHQTYSEKPGHNFTLNATFDEVVPEKYDGLIIPGGRAPEYLRLNDKVLAMVRHFYDSRKVIGAVCHGAQLLAAAVSLDGRRISAYPACSPEVRLAGAEYVNLPMDEAVTDGNIVTAPAWPAHPQWLRKIADLLG, encoded by the coding sequence ATGGCAAAGAAACTGTTGCTCATTTGCGGCGATTTTGTGGAAGACTATGAAATCATGGTGCCCTTTCAGGCCTTGCAGGCCATGGGATATGCGGTGGACGCGGTGTGCCCCGGCAAGAAGGCCGGAGAATCGGTGGCGACCGCCATCCATGACTTTGAAGGACACCAGACCTATTCGGAAAAGCCGGGGCACAATTTTACCCTGAACGCCACCTTTGACGAGGTGGTACCGGAAAAGTATGATGGACTGATCATTCCCGGAGGGCGTGCGCCTGAGTATCTGCGCCTGAACGACAAGGTGCTTGCCATGGTGCGCCACTTCTACGACTCCCGTAAGGTCATCGGCGCTGTGTGCCACGGTGCGCAGCTGCTGGCGGCGGCGGTGTCGCTGGACGGGCGGCGGATTTCCGCCTATCCTGCCTGCTCTCCGGAAGTGCGTCTGGCAGGGGCCGAGTATGTGAACCTGCCGATGGATGAGGCTGTTACGGACGGCAACATAGTGACCGCCCCCGCATGGCCCGCGCACCCGCAGTGGCTGCGCAAGATTGCCGACCTGCTGGGATAG
- a CDS encoding ribbon-helix-helix domain-containing protein, translating to MCRIYASTEPAEYEQVTRSVRLHGGVTSVRLERRFWAVLEELAESEDTSLPKFLEALHDEAVALHGQIGNFASLLRVVCATYLDTVRSGGYVREVADRPQP from the coding sequence ATGTGCCGGATTTACGCTTCCACCGAACCTGCGGAATACGAACAGGTAACCCGCTCTGTGCGTCTGCATGGCGGCGTGACCAGCGTGCGGCTTGAGCGGCGATTCTGGGCTGTGCTGGAGGAGCTTGCCGAGTCGGAAGACACCTCTTTGCCCAAGTTTCTGGAGGCACTGCATGACGAAGCGGTTGCCCTGCACGGCCAGATAGGCAACTTTGCCTCGTTGCTGCGCGTGGTGTGCGCCACGTATCTGGACACGGTGCGTTCCGGGGGATATGTGCGCGAGGTGGCGGACAGACCGCAGCCGTAA
- a CDS encoding ATP-binding protein: MSKIKRKIIEIDEEKCTGCGLCIVDCAEGALAIVDGKAKIVKDSFCDGLGACIGACPENALHIIEREADDFDEEAALAWVARRDGKATPSHSSHASHGPHGHGPAHIGHAGHGAQHGHAHAGGHGCGCPGSMAKRITPMQSAPDGIQAVTVEGGPVSGPGHWPLKIRLVPPTAEYLKGADVLVAADCASAASPIFHSEFARGKVVLIGCPKFDDTNAYVQKITDILATSGIRSIAVLRMEVPCCRGLSQAVFEAAKRADTGIPVEEIIMTCGGGRAQQTLFGQ, encoded by the coding sequence ATGTCCAAGATCAAAAGAAAGATTATCGAAATTGACGAAGAAAAGTGCACCGGTTGTGGCCTGTGCATCGTGGACTGCGCAGAAGGCGCACTGGCCATCGTGGACGGCAAGGCCAAAATCGTAAAGGATTCCTTCTGTGACGGACTGGGCGCGTGCATCGGCGCATGCCCGGAAAACGCCCTGCACATCATCGAACGCGAGGCGGACGACTTTGACGAGGAAGCCGCTCTGGCATGGGTTGCCCGGCGCGATGGCAAGGCCACCCCGTCCCACAGTTCCCACGCTTCACACGGCCCGCACGGTCACGGCCCTGCTCACATCGGGCACGCCGGCCACGGTGCTCAACATGGTCATGCGCACGCAGGCGGCCATGGGTGCGGCTGCCCCGGCTCCATGGCCAAGCGCATCACCCCCATGCAGTCAGCACCAGACGGCATACAGGCCGTAACGGTAGAAGGCGGCCCCGTTTCCGGCCCCGGCCACTGGCCGCTCAAGATTCGCCTTGTGCCGCCCACGGCGGAATACCTGAAGGGTGCAGACGTGCTGGTGGCCGCAGACTGCGCCTCCGCAGCCTCCCCCATCTTCCACAGCGAATTCGCACGCGGCAAGGTGGTGCTCATCGGCTGCCCCAAGTTTGACGATACCAACGCCTACGTGCAGAAGATAACAGACATCCTCGCCACCAGCGGCATCCGTTCCATCGCGGTGCTGCGCATGGAAGTCCCCTGCTGCCGGGGCCTCTCACAGGCCGTGTTCGAAGCAGCCAAGCGCGCAGACACCGGCATTCCGGTGGAGGAAATCATCATGACCTGCGGCGGCGGGCGCGCGCAGCAGACTCTGTTCGGGCAGTAG
- the hcp gene encoding hydroxylamine reductase yields MFCNQCEQTAKGTGCTQIGVCGKQPEVSDIQDLVVYSLRGLSLAALKTGNKDLALGHFTAKMLFTTLTNVNFDPARFQTFISDIVAKRDELLTKGGASLPAGPGTYKPASTIDGLVAQAEGHGVADFDSNDDIRSVKQLLVYGLKGLAAYADHAGILGQQDEKVYDFLYKALAAGYDGVERDLNAWVGLLLECGNVNLRAMELLDAGNTGTYGHPVPTEVPLGQKKGKAILVSGHDLKDLHELLKQTEGKGINIYTHGEMLPCHGYPELKKYPHFYGHFGTAWQNQHKEFPAFPGAILFTTNCIQKPQDSYKANVFTTGLVGWPGLVHCENRDFTPVIKRALELPGFTEDKPGKTVLTGFGRNAVLGVADKVIDAVKAGAIRHFFLVGGCDGAKPGRNYYTEFVEKTPKDTVVLTLACGKFRFFDKQIGDIGGIPRLLDVGQCNDAYSAVQIAVALANAFNCGVNDLPLSLVLSWYEQKAVVILLTLLALGIKDIRLGPSLPAFVSPNVLNFLVENYNIKPISTPDEDLKAILG; encoded by the coding sequence ATGTTTTGCAACCAGTGTGAACAGACTGCCAAAGGAACCGGCTGCACCCAGATAGGCGTGTGCGGCAAGCAGCCCGAAGTGTCCGACATTCAGGACCTCGTGGTCTACTCCCTGCGCGGTCTCTCCCTTGCGGCCCTGAAGACCGGCAACAAGGATCTGGCCCTTGGCCATTTCACTGCCAAGATGCTCTTCACCACCCTCACCAACGTCAACTTCGACCCCGCACGTTTCCAGACCTTCATCAGCGACATCGTCGCCAAGCGCGATGAACTGCTTACCAAGGGCGGCGCATCCCTGCCCGCAGGTCCCGGCACCTACAAGCCCGCCTCCACCATCGACGGGCTGGTCGCACAGGCAGAAGGTCACGGCGTTGCCGACTTCGATTCCAACGACGATATCCGCTCCGTCAAGCAGCTTCTGGTTTACGGGCTCAAGGGCCTTGCCGCCTACGCCGACCATGCGGGCATTCTCGGCCAGCAGGACGAGAAGGTATACGACTTCCTGTACAAGGCTCTTGCGGCCGGATACGACGGCGTAGAGCGCGACCTGAATGCATGGGTGGGCCTGCTGCTGGAATGCGGCAACGTGAACCTGCGCGCCATGGAACTGCTGGACGCAGGCAACACCGGCACCTACGGCCACCCTGTTCCCACGGAAGTGCCGCTGGGGCAGAAGAAGGGCAAGGCCATCCTCGTTTCCGGTCACGACCTGAAGGACCTGCACGAACTGCTCAAGCAGACGGAAGGCAAGGGCATAAACATATACACCCACGGCGAAATGCTGCCCTGCCACGGCTACCCGGAACTGAAGAAGTACCCCCACTTCTACGGCCACTTCGGCACCGCATGGCAGAACCAGCACAAGGAATTCCCGGCCTTCCCCGGTGCCATCCTGTTCACCACCAACTGCATCCAGAAGCCGCAGGACTCTTACAAGGCCAACGTGTTCACCACCGGCCTGGTGGGCTGGCCCGGTCTGGTCCACTGCGAAAACCGCGACTTCACTCCCGTGATCAAGCGCGCCCTTGAACTGCCCGGCTTTACCGAAGACAAGCCCGGCAAGACCGTGCTCACCGGCTTTGGCCGCAACGCGGTGCTCGGCGTGGCAGATAAGGTCATCGACGCCGTGAAGGCCGGTGCCATCCGTCACTTCTTCCTGGTGGGCGGCTGCGACGGTGCCAAGCCCGGACGTAACTACTACACCGAGTTCGTGGAAAAGACCCCCAAGGACACCGTGGTGCTCACCCTCGCATGCGGCAAGTTCCGGTTCTTTGACAAGCAGATCGGCGACATAGGCGGCATTCCGCGCCTTCTGGACGTGGGCCAGTGCAACGATGCCTACTCCGCCGTGCAGATCGCCGTGGCGCTTGCCAACGCATTCAACTGCGGCGTGAACGACCTGCCCCTCTCTCTCGTGCTCAGCTGGTACGAGCAGAAGGCCGTGGTCATTCTGCTCACCCTGCTGGCGCTCGGCATCAAGGATATCCGCCTCGGACCCTCACTGCCCGCGTTCGTAAGCCCCAACGTGCTGAACTTCCTTGTAGAAAACTATAACATCAAGCCCATCTCCACGCCTGACGAAGACCTCAAGGCCATTCTGGGCTAA